One genomic region from Haloterrigena gelatinilytica encodes:
- a CDS encoding carbon-nitrogen family hydrolase, with translation MTGATDERLRLALAQLEVEPTAVDANVERALEAISRAAERGADLVALPELFNVGYFAFDSYNRLAEPLEGETLTRLREAAADHGIAVLAGSIVEDLSATGIVDTPAEEGLANTAALFDASGELQLVYRKHHLFGYQSAESELLVPGERIETATVAGVPVGATTCYDLRFPELYRRLIDAGAELVLVPSAWPYPRIEHWETLSRARAIENQAFVAAINGSGRFPDEDATLLGRSTVYDPWGTTLASSGDDPTLVVADLDLGAVDRVREEFPALRDRRL, from the coding sequence ATGACCGGGGCGACCGACGAGCGGCTGCGGCTCGCGCTCGCACAGCTCGAGGTCGAACCGACCGCGGTCGACGCGAACGTCGAGCGGGCGCTCGAGGCGATTTCCCGGGCCGCCGAGCGGGGCGCCGACCTCGTCGCGCTTCCGGAGCTGTTCAACGTGGGCTACTTCGCGTTCGACAGTTACAACCGTCTCGCCGAACCGCTCGAGGGAGAGACGCTCACGCGACTCCGCGAGGCGGCGGCCGACCACGGTATCGCCGTTCTGGCGGGGAGTATCGTCGAGGACCTCTCGGCCACCGGGATCGTCGACACCCCGGCCGAGGAGGGGCTCGCCAACACCGCGGCGCTGTTCGACGCCAGCGGCGAGTTGCAACTGGTCTACCGGAAACACCACCTCTTCGGCTACCAGTCGGCCGAGTCGGAACTGCTCGTTCCCGGCGAGCGAATCGAGACGGCGACCGTCGCCGGCGTCCCCGTCGGCGCGACGACCTGCTACGATCTGCGGTTTCCGGAACTGTACCGGCGGCTGATCGACGCCGGCGCGGAACTGGTCCTCGTCCCGAGCGCGTGGCCCTATCCGCGGATCGAACACTGGGAGACGCTTTCGCGCGCGCGAGCGATCGAAAATCAGGCCTTCGTCGCGGCGATCAACGGCTCGGGCCGGTTCCCCGACGAGGACGCGACGCTGCTCGGTCGTTCGACGGTCTACGACCCCTGGGGGACGACGCTGGCCTCGAGCGGCGACGATCCGACGCTGGTCGTCGCCGACCTCGACCTCGGCGCGGTCGATCGGGTTCGCGAGGAGTTCCCGGCGCTTCGGGACCGTCGTCTCTAG
- a CDS encoding acetyl-CoA carboxylase biotin carboxylase subunit, translated as MFRKVLVANRGEIAVRVMRACEELNIGTVAVYSEADKDSGHVRYADEAYNVGPARAADSYLDHEAVIEAARKADADAIHPGYGFLAENAEFASKVEDAEGITWIGPSSDAMESLGEKTKARTIMSDADVPIVPGTTDPVTDPEEVKAFGEEHGYPIAIKAEGGGGGRGMKVVWEESEVEDQLESAKREGEAYFDNDSVYLERYLEQPRHIEVQILADEHGNVRHLGERDCSLQRRHQKVIEEGPSAALSDELREKIGEAARRGVAAADYTNAGTVEFLVEEEDREAGELLGPDANFYFLEVNTRIQVEHTVTEEITGYDIVKRQVRVAAGEEIDFEQADVDIDGHAMEFRINAENAANDFAPATGGQLETYDPPGGIGVRLDDALRQGDDLVTDYDSMIAKLVVWGEDRDECIERSLRALREYEIEGIPTIIPFHRLMLTDEEFVQSTHTTKYLDEELDETRIEEAQEQWGGDTGDGGAGDDEESVEREFTVEVNGKRFEVELEEHGAPAIPAGDVDVGGGQAERPQPGGGSGGGDELEGSGETVDAEMQGTILDVEVEVGDEVAAGDVLVVLEAMKMENDIVASKGGTVTEIAVEEDQSVDMGDTLVVLE; from the coding sequence ATGTTTCGGAAGGTTCTCGTGGCGAACCGCGGGGAGATCGCGGTTCGAGTGATGCGCGCGTGCGAGGAGTTGAACATCGGGACCGTCGCCGTCTACTCCGAGGCCGACAAGGACTCGGGACACGTCCGCTACGCCGACGAGGCGTACAACGTGGGGCCGGCCCGCGCGGCCGACTCGTATCTCGATCACGAGGCCGTCATCGAGGCCGCTCGGAAGGCCGACGCCGACGCCATCCACCCCGGCTACGGCTTCCTCGCGGAGAACGCCGAGTTCGCGAGCAAGGTCGAGGACGCCGAGGGGATCACCTGGATCGGCCCGTCCAGCGACGCCATGGAATCGCTGGGCGAGAAGACCAAGGCCCGCACGATCATGAGCGACGCCGACGTGCCGATCGTCCCCGGGACCACGGACCCCGTCACCGACCCCGAGGAGGTCAAGGCCTTCGGCGAGGAACACGGCTACCCGATCGCCATCAAGGCCGAGGGCGGCGGCGGCGGCCGCGGGATGAAGGTCGTCTGGGAGGAAAGCGAAGTCGAGGACCAACTCGAGAGCGCCAAGCGCGAGGGCGAGGCCTACTTCGACAACGACTCGGTCTACCTCGAGCGCTACCTCGAGCAACCCCGTCACATCGAGGTCCAGATTCTGGCCGACGAACACGGTAACGTCCGCCATCTCGGCGAGCGGGACTGTTCGCTCCAGCGCCGTCACCAGAAGGTCATCGAGGAGGGGCCGTCGGCTGCCCTCTCGGACGAACTCCGCGAGAAGATCGGCGAGGCCGCCCGCCGCGGCGTCGCCGCGGCCGACTACACCAACGCCGGCACCGTCGAGTTCCTCGTCGAGGAGGAGGACCGCGAGGCGGGCGAACTGCTCGGTCCCGACGCGAACTTCTACTTCCTCGAGGTCAACACGCGGATCCAGGTCGAGCACACGGTCACCGAGGAGATCACCGGCTACGACATCGTCAAGCGCCAGGTCCGGGTCGCCGCCGGCGAGGAGATCGACTTCGAGCAGGCCGACGTCGATATCGACGGCCACGCGATGGAGTTCCGGATCAACGCCGAGAACGCGGCCAACGACTTCGCGCCCGCGACCGGCGGACAGTTAGAGACCTACGACCCGCCGGGCGGGATCGGCGTCCGTCTGGACGACGCCCTCCGGCAGGGCGACGACCTCGTCACCGACTACGACTCGATGATCGCGAAACTGGTCGTCTGGGGCGAGGACCGCGACGAGTGTATCGAGCGCTCGCTGCGCGCGCTGCGGGAGTACGAGATCGAGGGGATCCCGACGATCATCCCGTTCCACCGGCTGATGCTCACCGACGAGGAGTTCGTTCAGAGCACCCACACCACGAAATACCTGGACGAGGAACTCGACGAGACCCGGATCGAGGAGGCCCAGGAACAGTGGGGCGGCGACACCGGCGACGGCGGCGCCGGCGACGACGAGGAGTCCGTCGAACGCGAGTTCACCGTCGAGGTCAACGGGAAGCGCTTCGAGGTCGAACTCGAGGAACACGGCGCGCCCGCCATTCCGGCCGGCGACGTCGACGTCGGCGGCGGTCAGGCCGAACGACCGCAACCCGGCGGGGGCTCCGGCGGCGGCGACGAACTCGAGGGTAGCGGCGAGACCGTCGACGCCGAGATGCAGGGCACCATCCTCGACGTCGAGGTCGAGGTCGGCGACGAGGTCGCCGCCGGCGACGTGCTGGTCGTCCTCGAGGCGATGAAGATGGAAAACGACATCGTCGCCTCCAAGGGCGGCACCGTCACCGAGATCGCCGTCGAGGAAGACCAGAGCGTCGATATGGGCGATACGCTGGTCGTCCTCGAGTAA
- a CDS encoding acyl-CoA carboxylase subunit beta: MEDRIDELQDLREEAELGGGEDRIEKQHDKGKMTARERIDYFLDEGTFTEFDQLRTHQTSQFGMEEKKIPGDGVVTGYGEVNGRTVFVFAHDFTVFGGSLGEVFAEKICKVMDMAMEVGAPVVGLNDSAGARIQEGVKSLAGFTEIFRRNQEASGVVPQISSIMGPCAGGAVYSPSITDFIFMVKDTSHMYITGPGVTKTVTGEEVTHEELGGAMTHAGKTGVAQFACESEEQALDDIKRLLSYLPQNNMEDPPRVEPWDDPDRRDEELKSIVPPSPQKPYDMVDVIDSVVDEGSFFEVAENFAKELVVGFGRLDGRSVGLVANQPRVNAGTLTVDSSMKGSRFVRFCDSFNIPIVTFVDVPGYMPGTDQEHRGIIRHGAKLLYAYAEATVPLLTVITRKAYGGAYCVMASKNLGADVNYAWPTAEIAVMGPQGAVNILYREELAESDNPDELRDELIEEYREEFANPYTATDKGFLDDVIVPTETRPRLIDDLEMLETKREQNPDKKHGNIPL; this comes from the coding sequence ATGGAAGACCGTATCGACGAACTCCAGGACCTCCGCGAGGAAGCCGAGCTAGGCGGCGGCGAGGACCGCATCGAAAAGCAACACGACAAGGGGAAGATGACCGCCCGGGAGCGGATCGACTACTTCCTCGACGAGGGCACCTTCACGGAGTTCGATCAGCTCCGGACCCACCAGACGAGCCAGTTCGGGATGGAGGAGAAGAAGATTCCCGGCGACGGCGTCGTCACGGGCTACGGCGAGGTCAACGGACGTACCGTCTTCGTCTTCGCCCACGACTTCACCGTCTTCGGCGGCTCGCTCGGGGAGGTCTTCGCCGAGAAGATCTGCAAGGTCATGGACATGGCCATGGAGGTCGGCGCTCCCGTCGTCGGGCTCAACGACTCCGCAGGCGCCCGCATTCAGGAGGGCGTCAAGAGTCTGGCCGGGTTCACCGAAATCTTCCGGCGCAATCAGGAAGCCAGCGGCGTCGTTCCCCAGATCTCCTCTATCATGGGCCCCTGCGCCGGCGGCGCGGTCTACTCGCCGTCGATTACCGACTTCATCTTCATGGTCAAGGACACGAGCCACATGTACATCACCGGGCCCGGGGTCACCAAGACCGTCACCGGCGAGGAGGTCACCCACGAGGAGCTCGGTGGCGCGATGACCCACGCCGGCAAGACCGGCGTCGCCCAGTTCGCCTGCGAGAGCGAAGAGCAGGCCTTAGACGACATCAAGCGACTGCTCTCTTATCTCCCGCAGAACAACATGGAAGATCCGCCGCGCGTCGAGCCGTGGGACGACCCCGACCGCCGGGACGAGGAGCTGAAGTCGATCGTCCCGCCGAGCCCCCAGAAGCCCTACGACATGGTCGACGTCATCGACAGCGTCGTCGACGAGGGTTCGTTCTTCGAGGTCGCGGAGAACTTCGCCAAGGAACTGGTCGTCGGCTTCGGCCGCCTCGACGGGCGCTCGGTCGGCCTCGTCGCCAACCAGCCCCGCGTCAACGCCGGCACGCTCACCGTCGACTCCTCGATGAAGGGGTCGCGGTTCGTCCGCTTCTGTGACTCCTTTAACATCCCCATCGTCACCTTCGTCGACGTCCCCGGCTACATGCCCGGCACCGATCAGGAACACCGCGGGATCATCCGCCACGGCGCGAAACTGCTCTACGCGTACGCGGAAGCCACCGTCCCCCTGCTGACGGTCATCACTCGGAAGGCCTACGGCGGCGCCTACTGCGTCATGGCCTCGAAGAACCTCGGCGCCGACGTCAACTACGCCTGGCCGACCGCCGAGATCGCAGTCATGGGACCACAGGGCGCGGTCAACATCCTCTATCGGGAGGAACTCGCGGAGTCCGACAACCCCGACGAGCTCCGGGACGAACTCATCGAGGAGTACCGCGAGGAGTTCGCCAACCCGTACACTGCAACGGACAAAGGCTTCCTCGACGACGTGATCGTCCCCACGGAGACGCGGCCGCGGCTGATCGACGACCTCGAGATGCTCGAGACGAAACGCGAACAGAATCCCGACAAGAAACACGGCAACATCCCGCTGTAA
- a CDS encoding class I SAM-dependent methyltransferase, translating to MTTNESARHGHSHAIGDHDGIGNRSKSIPEIQDAVADHVDEMDGSSTVNRLLTARYRRRHFARAGGRVLDVACGTGTNVEYLPDDVAYVGVDICPEMLTRAADRFEYLTRGESLYEMDAQDLAFDDDSFDTVVSSMSTCMFPDPVAALEEMARVCTPDGRILLLEHGRSSVGPIARLQDWRAEPRYEKTGCRWNQEPLAIVSRSELTVEESNTGLLGMVTTITARPPERD from the coding sequence ATGACGACGAACGAATCCGCGCGACACGGCCACTCACACGCGATCGGTGATCACGACGGAATCGGCAACCGCTCGAAGTCGATACCGGAGATTCAGGACGCAGTCGCTGACCACGTAGACGAGATGGACGGGAGTTCCACAGTTAACCGGCTGCTGACCGCCCGCTACCGCCGTCGTCACTTCGCTCGAGCCGGCGGTCGCGTCCTCGATGTCGCCTGTGGCACCGGCACGAACGTCGAGTACCTGCCGGACGACGTGGCGTACGTCGGCGTCGACATCTGCCCCGAAATGCTGACCCGGGCGGCAGATCGCTTCGAGTACCTAACGCGAGGCGAATCGCTGTACGAGATGGACGCACAGGACCTCGCGTTCGACGACGACAGCTTCGACACCGTCGTCTCCTCGATGTCGACCTGCATGTTTCCGGACCCCGTCGCCGCGCTCGAGGAGATGGCACGCGTCTGCACGCCCGACGGGCGGATCCTGCTCCTCGAACACGGACGAAGCAGCGTCGGCCCGATTGCGCGGCTCCAGGACTGGCGCGCGGAACCGAGGTACGAGAAGACCGGCTGCCGGTGGAATCAAGAGCCGCTGGCGATCGTCTCACGATCGGAACTGACCGTCGAGGAGTCGAATACCGGTCTGCTCGGGATGGTGACGACGATCACTGCCCGTCCACCCGAACGAGACTAA
- a CDS encoding ABC transporter ATP-binding protein has protein sequence MTSERPDRPTDGVELAVDGLVKRFGGITAVDGATFAVESGSMTGLIGPNGAGKSTTFNCITGIHEPDAGTVTFQGEDITGIRPYQCAEHGLVRTFQIAREMANMTVLENLMLPAKRQRGEALWRSVLPVTRRDVVREERELLERVWDTLEFFEIQHLAAEKAGTLSGGQRKLLELARALMTDPEMLLLDEPFAGVNPTLEKKLLEHVHDLREEGYTFLIVEHDMDLIMENCERVIVMHQGSVLAEGAPEAITSNERVIEAYLGGEV, from the coding sequence CTGACGAGCGAGCGCCCGGATCGACCGACGGACGGCGTCGAGTTGGCCGTCGACGGTCTGGTCAAGCGCTTCGGCGGGATCACGGCCGTCGACGGCGCGACGTTCGCGGTCGAGTCGGGATCGATGACCGGACTGATCGGTCCCAACGGCGCGGGGAAGTCGACGACGTTCAACTGCATCACGGGGATCCACGAACCCGACGCCGGAACGGTGACGTTTCAGGGGGAGGACATCACGGGCATCAGGCCCTACCAGTGCGCCGAACACGGGCTCGTCCGGACGTTCCAGATCGCTCGGGAGATGGCGAATATGACGGTCCTCGAGAACCTGATGCTGCCGGCGAAACGCCAGCGGGGCGAAGCGCTCTGGCGATCGGTGTTGCCGGTCACCCGCCGGGACGTCGTCCGAGAGGAGCGCGAACTCCTAGAGCGCGTGTGGGACACCCTCGAGTTCTTCGAGATTCAGCACCTCGCGGCGGAGAAAGCGGGAACCCTCTCGGGCGGCCAGCGGAAGCTCCTCGAACTGGCGCGCGCGTTGATGACCGACCCGGAGATGCTCCTGCTCGACGAGCCGTTCGCGGGCGTCAACCCCACGCTCGAGAAGAAGTTGCTCGAACACGTCCACGACCTCCGCGAGGAGGGGTACACGTTCCTGATCGTCGAACACGACATGGACCTCATCATGGAGAACTGCGAGCGGGTCATCGTCATGCACCAGGGGTCGGTGCTGGCCGAGGGCGCCCCGGAAGCGATCACCTCGAACGAGCGGGTCATCGAGGCCTATCTCGGAGGTGAGGTCTGA
- a CDS encoding DUF7123 family protein, producing MTDYSDEEQRILSYLRESAARGEQYFRAKNIADAIGLSSKQVGVRLPHLAEKSDDVDIEKWGRARSTTWKVSLS from the coding sequence ATGACCGATTACTCCGACGAAGAGCAACGAATTCTCTCGTACCTCCGGGAGAGTGCCGCCCGTGGTGAACAGTACTTCCGGGCGAAGAACATCGCGGACGCGATCGGACTCTCGTCGAAACAGGTCGGCGTGCGACTCCCCCACCTGGCGGAGAAATCAGACGACGTCGACATCGAGAAATGGGGACGCGCTCGGTCGACGACCTGGAAAGTCTCCCTCAGTTGA
- a CDS encoding ABC transporter substrate-binding protein, translated as MVRQVNRRWVLSGISGAGAIGLAGCIGDEGAVEGGGPDVLNVIGYPESGIQIFRDFYADFDTGTEIIVPDGLQDGDLPDEVGNDMTNVTGTAPASQGPHEDAFAELYEDEFGESPGVFTSHTFDAVAVCTLANVAAGENDGQAIRDQMRRVANPGGDEYGPGELQAAAEAAAAGNEIAYQGASSAVDFDDVGDPAEAAYDVWEFSDGDIETVDTITFEGDGPGGETADESPGGTGRDVMVAMLLPETGDLGELGTPMIDAGRLAIRRMEGVDLTFDLQVEDTETDEDTTLSNGGALIDAGYPAIVGAASSGNSVPLVGETSSASVVQCSPASTALSLSNVEDDGYFFRTAPSDLLQGQVMAEVSANRLDADQVATLYVNNDYGQQLSEQYVESVENDQGGEALNEVSFEPEQGSYTGELESALAE; from the coding sequence ATGGTAAGGCAAGTCAATCGGAGGTGGGTACTCAGTGGGATCAGTGGTGCAGGTGCGATCGGTCTCGCCGGATGTATCGGCGACGAAGGGGCCGTCGAAGGAGGCGGCCCGGACGTCCTGAACGTCATCGGCTACCCGGAGAGCGGCATTCAGATCTTTCGGGACTTCTACGCCGACTTCGACACCGGGACGGAGATCATCGTCCCCGACGGCCTACAGGACGGCGATCTCCCCGACGAAGTCGGGAACGACATGACGAACGTCACCGGCACCGCGCCGGCGTCCCAGGGCCCGCACGAAGACGCCTTCGCAGAGCTCTACGAGGACGAGTTCGGCGAATCACCGGGCGTGTTCACCTCGCACACGTTCGACGCCGTCGCGGTGTGTACCCTCGCGAACGTCGCGGCCGGCGAGAACGACGGCCAGGCGATCCGAGATCAGATGCGCCGGGTCGCGAACCCCGGCGGCGACGAGTACGGCCCCGGCGAACTCCAGGCGGCCGCCGAAGCCGCCGCGGCCGGCAACGAGATCGCCTATCAGGGCGCTTCGAGCGCGGTCGACTTCGACGACGTCGGTGACCCCGCGGAGGCCGCCTACGACGTCTGGGAGTTCAGCGACGGTGACATCGAAACGGTCGATACGATCACGTTCGAGGGAGACGGTCCCGGCGGCGAGACGGCCGACGAGTCGCCCGGCGGGACCGGACGCGACGTGATGGTCGCGATGTTGCTCCCCGAGACGGGAGACCTCGGCGAACTCGGCACCCCGATGATCGACGCCGGCCGCCTGGCCATTCGACGGATGGAAGGGGTCGACCTCACGTTCGATCTGCAGGTCGAGGACACGGAGACCGACGAGGACACGACCCTCAGCAACGGCGGCGCGCTCATCGACGCGGGGTATCCCGCGATCGTCGGCGCCGCGTCGTCCGGCAACTCCGTCCCGCTGGTCGGCGAGACCAGCAGCGCGAGCGTCGTCCAGTGTTCGCCGGCCAGTACGGCGCTGTCCCTGTCGAACGTCGAGGACGACGGCTACTTCTTCCGGACCGCGCCGAGCGACCTGCTGCAAGGGCAGGTGATGGCGGAGGTCTCCGCGAATCGCCTCGACGCGGACCAGGTGGCCACGCTGTACGTCAACAACGACTACGGACAGCAGCTCTCGGAGCAGTACGTCGAGTCCGTCGAGAACGATCAGGGCGGCGAGGCGCTCAACGAGGTCTCGTTCGAGCCCGAACAGGGCTCGTACACCGGCGAACTCGAGTCCGCACTGGCCGAGTAG
- a CDS encoding winged helix-turn-helix domain-containing protein yields MAEGAFNEEILRTAVERRDALALLADGPHHRREIQAELDLSKTTCHRIVRTFDNYGLLERTDDGYELTAKGTLLEEAVDNYAKNVRATFEYGPFVTAFAETDVTFAVEAFHDARITRPEPNDPTLPLDREFDIFRQAEYFTVVDGNQHVPELYLEQVIEIGLEQGKEAEHIAPLPIVEKRLSQFPEAHKKHSDVDATIQYRICPALPFGLVLYEDEHVVVRTYDDETGSIELMADTDADAAVAWARDVIRHYRERADPPSAFDDLPDWTPDERVSFRDDA; encoded by the coding sequence GTGGCCGAAGGCGCGTTCAACGAGGAGATCCTGAGGACGGCCGTCGAACGCCGCGACGCGTTAGCACTGCTGGCGGACGGCCCGCACCATCGCCGCGAAATCCAGGCGGAACTCGATCTCTCGAAGACGACGTGTCACCGGATCGTCCGGACATTCGATAACTACGGACTGCTCGAACGGACCGACGACGGCTACGAACTGACCGCGAAGGGAACACTGCTCGAGGAAGCCGTCGACAACTACGCCAAAAACGTCCGAGCGACGTTCGAATACGGGCCGTTCGTGACTGCCTTCGCGGAGACCGACGTGACGTTCGCCGTCGAAGCCTTCCACGACGCCCGGATTACCCGGCCGGAGCCGAACGATCCCACGCTCCCGCTCGATCGCGAGTTCGACATCTTCCGACAGGCCGAGTACTTCACCGTCGTCGACGGGAACCAGCACGTCCCGGAACTCTACCTCGAGCAGGTGATCGAGATCGGACTCGAGCAGGGGAAGGAAGCCGAACACATCGCGCCCCTACCGATCGTCGAGAAACGCCTCTCTCAGTTTCCAGAGGCACACAAGAAGCACTCAGACGTCGACGCGACGATACAGTACCGCATCTGTCCGGCGCTACCGTTCGGGCTCGTCCTCTACGAAGACGAACACGTGGTCGTTCGGACCTACGACGACGAAACCGGATCGATCGAACTGATGGCGGATACCGACGCGGACGCCGCGGTCGCCTGGGCTCGGGACGTGATACGGCACTACCGCGAGCGGGCAGATCCCCCGTCGGCGTTCGACGACCTCCCCGACTGGACGCCGGACGAACGGGTGAGCTTCCGCGACGACGCGTGA
- a CDS encoding DUF7525 family protein produces the protein MATETESTTDMGVGLALALGAVATIGALVMFTGAPDVTAAWGFAAAMCFSALAVVGIHLYWD, from the coding sequence ATGGCCACCGAAACCGAGTCAACGACGGACATGGGTGTTGGACTGGCGCTCGCACTCGGCGCGGTCGCGACGATCGGTGCGCTGGTGATGTTCACCGGCGCTCCGGACGTTACCGCCGCCTGGGGATTCGCCGCGGCGATGTGCTTTAGCGCACTCGCCGTCGTCGGCATCCACCTCTACTGGGACTGA
- a CDS encoding ABC transporter ATP-binding protein — protein sequence MAMLDVRDLDAGYGDLQILHGVDLEVTEDEYVVIVGPNGAGKSTAMKSVFGLTTYMGGTVEFKGADITGRSPDEIIHEGIGYVPQNDNVFPSLTVRENLEMGAYILDEVPEAALESVFAQFPVLRERQEQKAGSMSGGQQQMVAMGRALMLDPDLLLLDEPSAGLAPDLVDEMFDHVDAINASGTAVLVVEQNAKEALHRCDRGYVLVQGSNRYEDAGEALLNDDEVRQQFLGG from the coding sequence ATGGCGATGCTCGACGTCAGGGACCTCGACGCCGGCTACGGGGACCTGCAGATCCTGCACGGCGTCGATCTCGAGGTGACCGAAGACGAGTACGTGGTCATCGTCGGCCCCAACGGCGCCGGGAAGTCGACGGCCATGAAGTCCGTCTTCGGACTGACGACGTACATGGGGGGGACGGTCGAGTTCAAAGGAGCGGACATCACCGGCCGCTCGCCCGACGAGATCATCCACGAGGGAATCGGCTACGTTCCCCAGAACGACAACGTCTTCCCGTCGCTGACGGTCCGCGAGAACCTCGAGATGGGCGCGTACATCCTCGACGAGGTGCCGGAGGCGGCGCTCGAGAGCGTGTTCGCTCAGTTCCCCGTACTCCGCGAGCGACAGGAGCAGAAGGCGGGCTCGATGAGCGGCGGCCAACAGCAGATGGTCGCGATGGGGCGCGCGCTGATGCTCGATCCCGACCTGTTGTTGCTCGACGAACCCAGCGCGGGCCTGGCCCCCGACCTCGTCGACGAGATGTTCGATCACGTCGACGCGATCAACGCCAGCGGTACCGCCGTCTTGGTCGTCGAACAGAACGCGAAGGAGGCCTTGCACCGCTGCGACCGGGGCTACGTCCTCGTTCAGGGCTCGAACCGATACGAGGACGCCGGCGAGGCCCTGCTGAACGACGACGAGGTCCGCCAGCAGTTCCTCGGCGGTTAG
- a CDS encoding SRPBCC family protein, protein MTVRVDRSFELAASPERVWEFIADPENRARAISVVQRYTVEDSAARRVTWHVELPIPLVRKTIAVETEDVTREPPSYVKFVGKSKVMDVTGEHEVVETDDGTRLENHFVVDGKLPGVEKFFKRNLDDELRNLQRALERDLRSSPSEEP, encoded by the coding sequence ATGACTGTACGCGTCGACCGCTCGTTCGAACTCGCGGCCTCGCCCGAGCGCGTCTGGGAGTTCATCGCCGACCCGGAGAACCGCGCCCGGGCGATCAGCGTGGTCCAGCGCTACACCGTCGAGGACTCGGCGGCGCGGCGGGTCACCTGGCACGTCGAGCTCCCGATCCCGCTCGTCCGCAAAACGATCGCCGTCGAGACCGAGGACGTCACGCGCGAGCCGCCGTCGTACGTCAAGTTCGTCGGCAAATCGAAGGTGATGGACGTCACCGGCGAACACGAGGTCGTCGAGACCGACGACGGCACCCGCCTCGAGAACCACTTCGTCGTCGACGGCAAACTGCCGGGCGTCGAGAAGTTCTTCAAGCGCAATCTGGACGACGAACTCCGGAACCTCCAGCGGGCGCTCGAGCGCGACCTGCGGTCGTCCCCCTCCGAGGAACCATGA
- a CDS encoding GNAT family N-acetyltransferase, which translates to MSAQLTLRRYDLDDADRVWTVHERAMRAAPIEFVDDAPNDRPLRHVRDHYLEAGGEFLVGLVDDTVVAIGGFQRDDASTCQLRHVRVDPAHQRRGYGTRLLSELEARARADGFREAMLWTNERLSAARRLYEGNGYEETARETHAESGHVVVRYRKSLESDQL; encoded by the coding sequence ATGTCGGCACAACTCACGCTCCGGCGGTACGACCTCGACGACGCGGATCGCGTCTGGACCGTCCACGAGCGCGCGATGCGAGCGGCTCCGATCGAATTCGTCGACGACGCTCCCAACGACCGCCCACTGCGACACGTTCGGGACCACTATCTCGAGGCAGGTGGCGAGTTTCTCGTCGGTCTCGTCGACGACACCGTCGTCGCGATCGGCGGCTTCCAGCGGGACGACGCCAGTACCTGTCAGCTCCGTCACGTCCGGGTGGACCCAGCCCACCAGCGCCGGGGATACGGCACACGGCTGCTTTCCGAACTGGAAGCGCGTGCCCGCGCGGACGGGTTTCGGGAGGCAATGCTCTGGACGAACGAACGCCTCTCCGCTGCGCGACGGTTGTACGAGGGAAACGGGTACGAGGAAACGGCCCGGGAAACCCACGCGGAGTCGGGACACGTCGTCGTTCGGTACCGGAAATCGCTCGAAAGCGACCAGCTCTAA